A genome region from Vicinamibacterales bacterium includes the following:
- a CDS encoding helix-turn-helix domain-containing protein gives MFSPSSRSTSGPNPGRTVLLDQAVDLMGVSKRTLYYWIRDGRLQTIRTRCGSQRVYLSSIREFLENQSRASGEPVPAEIMARLQ, from the coding sequence ATGTTCAGCCCGTCCTCGCGTTCCACGTCCGGACCGAATCCCGGCCGCACGGTGCTGCTCGATCAGGCCGTCGACCTGATGGGCGTGTCGAAGCGGACGTTGTATTACTGGATTCGCGACGGCCGGCTGCAGACGATTCGCACGCGGTGCGGGTCGCAGCGTGTGTACCTCTCGTCGATTCGCGAATTTCTCGAGAACCAGTCGCGCGCCAGCGGCGAACCGGTGCCGGCCGAGATCATGGCGCGGTTGCAGTAG